In one Papio anubis isolate 15944 chromosome 11, Panubis1.0, whole genome shotgun sequence genomic region, the following are encoded:
- the FAM241B gene encoding protein FAM241B isoform X2 has translation MAFTQTQGEEWRGPQSRRPRSGAFRESPQQPPSHILGRLGPGPISQGWTGVSCEVRDRHSICSAWVTAVSITDRKPPSISGAAHQGPRAPGRMVRILANGEIVQDDDPRVRTTTQPPRGSTPRQSAG, from the exons ATGGCGTTTACCCAGACTCAAGGGGAGGAGTGGAGGGGCCCGCAGTCCAGGCGTCCGCGGAGTGGAGCCTTTCGAGAGTCACCGCAGCAACCCCCCTCCCATATTTTGGGAAGGCTGGGCCCTGGGCCCATTAGCCAAGGTTGGACTGGTGTTTCCTGCGAAGTGAGGGACAG ACACAGCATCTGCTCAGCGTGGGTCACCGCTGTGAGCATCACTGACCGCAAGCCTCCCTCAATTTCTG GTGCAGCCCATCAGGGACCCAGAGCGCCTGGGAGGATGGTGCGGATCTTGGCCAATGGGGAAATCGTGCAGGATGACGACCCCCGAGTGAGGACCACTACCCAGCCACCAAGAGGTAGCACTCCTCGACAG AGCGCTGGGTAA
- the FAM241B gene encoding protein FAM241B isoform X1 yields MAFTQTQGEEWRGPQSRRPRSGAFRESPQQPPSHILGRLGPGPISQGWTGVSCEVRDRHSICSAWVTAVSITDRKPPSISGAAHQGPRAPGRMVRILANGEIVQDDDPRVRTTTQPPRGSTPRQSFLNRGHGAPPGGPGPRQQQAGARLGAAQSPFNDLNRQLVNMGFPQWHLGNHAVEPVTSILLLFLLMMLGVRGLLLVGLVYLVSHLSQR; encoded by the exons ATGGCGTTTACCCAGACTCAAGGGGAGGAGTGGAGGGGCCCGCAGTCCAGGCGTCCGCGGAGTGGAGCCTTTCGAGAGTCACCGCAGCAACCCCCCTCCCATATTTTGGGAAGGCTGGGCCCTGGGCCCATTAGCCAAGGTTGGACTGGTGTTTCCTGCGAAGTGAGGGACAG ACACAGCATCTGCTCAGCGTGGGTCACCGCTGTGAGCATCACTGACCGCAAGCCTCCCTCAATTTCTG GTGCAGCCCATCAGGGACCCAGAGCGCCTGGGAGGATGGTGCGGATCTTGGCCAATGGGGAAATCGTGCAGGATGACGACCCCCGAGTGAGGACCACTACCCAGCCACCAAGAGGTAGCACTCCTCGACAG AGCTTCCTCAACAGGGGCCATGGTGCTCCCCCAGGAGGTCCTGGCCCCCGCCAGCAGCAGGCAGGTGCCAGGCTGGGTGCTGCTCAGTCCCCCTTCAATGACCTCAACCGGCAGCTGGTGAACATGGGCTTTCCGCAGTGGCATCTCGGCAACCATGCTGTGGAGCCGGTGACCTCCATCCTGCTCCTCTTCCTGCTCATGATGCTTGGTGTTCGTGGCCTCCTCCTGGTGGGCCTTGTCTACCTGGTGTCCCACCTGAGTCAGCGGTGA
- the FAM241B gene encoding protein FAM241B isoform X3, translated as MVRILANGEIVQDDDPRVRTTTQPPRGSTPRQSFLNRGHGAPPGGPGPRQQQAGARLGAAQSPFNDLNRQLVNMGFPQWHLGNHAVEPVTSILLLFLLMMLGVRGLLLVGLVYLVSHLSQR; from the exons ATGGTGCGGATCTTGGCCAATGGGGAAATCGTGCAGGATGACGACCCCCGAGTGAGGACCACTACCCAGCCACCAAGAGGTAGCACTCCTCGACAG AGCTTCCTCAACAGGGGCCATGGTGCTCCCCCAGGAGGTCCTGGCCCCCGCCAGCAGCAGGCAGGTGCCAGGCTGGGTGCTGCTCAGTCCCCCTTCAATGACCTCAACCGGCAGCTGGTGAACATGGGCTTTCCGCAGTGGCATCTCGGCAACCATGCTGTGGAGCCGGTGACCTCCATCCTGCTCCTCTTCCTGCTCATGATGCTTGGTGTTCGTGGCCTCCTCCTGGTGGGCCTTGTCTACCTGGTGTCCCACCTGAGTCAGCGGTGA